Proteins encoded in a region of the Solanum dulcamara chromosome 9, daSolDulc1.2, whole genome shotgun sequence genome:
- the LOC129903861 gene encoding protein SRC2-like — MECRKFEITLISASDLEDVRKLFKMKVHARVSVGSNPNTEKRTPTDKHGEINPAWNFSMKFTISEWMIQYPNDMLVIKLYCKRKLGDRYIGEVHTSMKELYEYSYANGGSAIMTCPVHKGSAQSQGLLRFSYRFGERVTIDKLVLAESIAGWSMC, encoded by the coding sequence ATGGAGTGCAGAAAATTTGAAATAACTCTAATATCAGCAAGTGATCTTGAAGATGTCCGAAAGCTATTCAAGATGAAAGTCCATGCTAGGGTTTCCGTAGGTAGCAACCCTAACACCGAGAAACGAACCCCGACGGACAAGCACGGGGAGATAAATCCGGCGTGGAACTTCAGCATGAAGTTTACAATTTCCGAGTGGATGATCCAGTACCCTAATGATATGTTAGTCATTAAGTTGTACTGCAAGAGGAAGCTCGGGGATCGATATATCGGGGAAGTGCATACGTCTATGAAGGAGCTTTACGAATATTCGTACGCTAATGGAGGTAGTGCTATCATGACTTGCCCTGTCCACAAGGGCTCGGCTCAATCTCAAGGTCTTCTGAGGTTTTCTTATAGGTTTGGTGAAAGAGTGACGATTGATAAGTTGGTCTTGGCGGAGAGCATTGCTGGTTGGAGTATGTGTTAA